A genome region from Leguminivora glycinivorella isolate SPB_JAAS2020 chromosome 13, LegGlyc_1.1, whole genome shotgun sequence includes the following:
- the LOC125232991 gene encoding kinesin-like protein KIN-12F produces MSNVKLAIRVRPFTERELRSEKDKVPVVNVLDDKTVTITNLKVSASGAGDSRERVRRYHADYTFDSACAPTNPEYATQEKVFESIGRDVMTCLSRLSSVCVLAYGQSATGKTHTMMGTDTQPGLVPRLCRELASVECDVTISFLEIYNERVHDLLVGEDPPLTFNSLPRRRGNARKDLRVREHPTRGPYVQNLRRVAVTTVEALLALVSEGCRRRRTAATRRNSSSSRSHALLELSTPKATLHLADLAGSEKASWEGIGGGRQKEGANINKSLVALSNVISALVSGSSGRGRFVPYRDSALTWLLKDCFTGGACTFIIATVSPSVACYGESASTLRWTSRARQLPPPRVAPSARASVQAHYNNLLAELCRHHIKYVPETGGLIYEESHWDLKPKNVEIVNGNAARIGNFMDMLQQKTDTKPESVDSVHTSSDVLNLADEKVNIANEINKEVDKLLVPALERTRSDLEIVAPLRHKRRHYRSQEVLPIDKTLHEPMPLQTHERIRENAGKSNVPILYDNQRAEIVASVTERLYSKLKKKEEAAVSKVESMVDKKIVEPLSELKICTNARQRLMELSQKALRNKRRIGIPAHTQTRRSVIRVKDQGIDAQTDLESYSDKNKNSLVACRDASTETKPLTPRCKEIAIGPKCGSLLSYDKSTATEAKQVILKSTFVMTDDAVRLDRYTQTRVHPPPRRKRSGKSIVSEVSPTNNMEECISMPIISINISQRYAESESQSSDENLDLPHNDTPDRASSVGITPDLLTNHSSVESAPKGYKEPIKIHVASNQLPCNVNDMKRTKGIDSFNIEDFPDAENCELPRVSVNCSSKASENEMKDIILGRNDDVYPYNIILSPPRENNTKRIVKFKEKILSPPEQDYIPSKHLEDNEIPDCNFLDNSDNEASNSQSFNGCMNSQMNFTKTNDHEAHNSVVNHNSDIHNTEIDNDGVYQACGSSDSVDSGKVDSDSFIWEQGGAYHVDYKPYNLMNYQYTPVKQTKSKYRTAKSRIYREFLGLDEKQSEKDNRYYESLNWDSTRDYSSSESNDTVNPRHKFLQSKKFFEDQYKKCNKQNDIYDQLEKQILDSCSSLEMSADKYNRYLVQFRRNSTGYSNERTPKKYLEHLVKLRREVVKADSDTTDSQH; encoded by the exons ATGTCGAACGTTAAATTAGCTATTCGCGTTCGTCCGTTTACGGAAAg AGAGTTGAGGTCAGAGAAAGACAAAGTTCCTGTAGTGAACGTGCTTGACGACAAGACAGTGACTATTACCAATTTaaaa GTGAGTGCGTCAGGCGCGGGAGACAGCAGGGAGCGCGTGCGCCGGTACCATGCCGACTACACGTTCGACAGCGCATGCGCGCCCACCAACCCTGAATATGCCACTCAGGAGAAG GTTTTCGAGAGCATCGGCCGTGACGTCATGACATGCCTCTCACGCCTTTCTTCTGTCTGCGTGTTAGCGTACGGACAGAGTGCCACAGGGAAGACTCACACGATGATGGGCACGGACACGCAGCCCGGGCTAGTGCCGCGGCTCTGCAGGGAGCTGGCGTCTGTGGAGTGTGACGTCACCATCAG TTTCCTGGAGATATACAACGAGCGAGTCCACGATTTGCTGGTGGGCGAGGATCCGCCCCTGACCTTCAACTCGCTGCCGCGGCGGCGCGGGAACGCGCGGAAGGACCTACGCGTCCGGGAACACCCCACGAGAGGACCTTACGTACAGA ATCTTCGTCGTGTAGCCGTAACCACCGTCGAGGCACTACTCGCGCTAGTGTCCGAGGGCTGCCGCCGACGGCGCACGGCGGCTACTCGCCGGAACTCCTCTTCATCAAGATCTCATGCTCTGCTGGAACTGAGCACACCAAAGGCGACCTTACATCTAGCTGATCTTGCTGGAAG TGAAAAAGCAAGCTGGGAGGGTATCGGAGGAGGACGCCAGAAAGAAGGAGCCAACATTAACAAGTCGCTCGTTGCTCTAAGCAACGTCATCTCTGCATTAG TGAGCGGTAGCAGCGGTCGTGGACGGTTCgttccttaccgggattctgCTCTTACCTGGCTTTTAAAAGATTGCTTTACGGGAGGCGCCTGCACTTTCATAATAGCAA CGGTTTCTCCGAGTGTCGCTTGTTACGGCGAGTCTGCCTCCACCCTCCGCTGGACGTCTCGGGCGCGCCAGCTGCCTCCCCCGCGTGTCGCGCCATCCGCACGGGCCTCCGTGCAAGCCCACTACAACAACTTGCTTGCTGAGCTTTGTCGGCATCATATCAAATAT GTTCCAGAAACTGGAGGTCTAATTTACGAAGAATCCCATTGGGATTTAAAGCCAAAAAATGTGGAAATTGTAAATGGGAACGCAGCCAGGATAGGGAACTTTATGGATATGTTGCAACAGAAGACTGATACTAAACCAGAATCCGTGGATTCAGTACACACTAGTTCCGATGTGCTGAATCTCGCAGATGAAAAAGTAAATATAGCTAACGAAATCAATAAGGAGGTAGATAAGTTGCTTGTACCAGCGCTAGAAAGGACAAGAAGTGACTTAGAAATAGTGGCACCACTCCGACACAAAAGACGACATTATAGGTCTCAAGAAGTCCTACCTATTGATAAGACTCTACATGAGCCAATGCCTCTTCAAACTCATGAGCGAATTCGCGAAAATGCTGGTAAAAGTAATGTTCCTATTTTGTACGATAATCAAAGAGCAGAAATTGTTGCATCGGTAACTGAACGATTGTACTCGAAGCTGAAAAAGAAAGAAGAAGCGGCAGTGTCAAAAGTCGAATCGATGGTAGACAAAAAGATTGTAGAGCCATTAAGCGAACTTAAAATTTGCACCAACGCAAGGCAGCGTTTAATGGAACTAAGCCAGAAAGCTTTAAGGAATAAGAGAAGAATAGGCATACCAGCCCACACACAAACACGACGGTCTGTTATCCGTGTAAAAGACCAAGGCATTGATGCGCAGACTGACTTGGAATCATAttctgataaaaataaaaactcctTAGTTGCTTGCCGAGATGCTAGCACGGAAACTAAACCTTTAACACCTCGATGTAAAGAAATTGCAATTGGTCCAAAATGTGGTTCATTACTCTCGTATGATAAATCAACCGCTACTGAAGCTAAGCAAGTTATTCTAAAAAGTACTTTTGTGATGACTGACGATGCGGTGCGACTTGATAGATACACCCAAACTAGAGTTCACCCGCCTCCAAGGCGGAAACGCTCAGGTAAAAGCATTGTTAGTGAAGTCAGCCCGACAAATAACATGGAAGAATGTATATCTATGCCCATTATCAGCATAAATATATCTCAAAGATACGCAGAGTCTGAATCTCAAAGTTCCGATGAAAACTTAGATTTACCTCACAATGATACTCCTGACAGAGCGAGTAGTGTTGGAATCACTCCCGATTTACTAACTAATCATAGCAGTGTGGAATCAGCACCTAAAGGATATAAGGAACCTATTAAGATTCATGTTGCTAGTAATCAACTTCCCTGTAATGTTAACGATATGAAAAGAACCAAAGGTATCGATAGTTTCAATATCGAAGATTTTCCAGATGCGGAAAACTGTGAATTGCCCCGTGTGTCTGTAAACTGCTCAAGCAAAGCaagtgaaaatgaaatgaaagatATAATATTAGGTCGTAATGATGATGTATATCCATACAATATCATACTTTCACCACCTCGAGAAAACAATACTAAAAGGATagtaaaatttaaagaaaaaatattgagTCCTCCAGAACAAGATTACATACCGAGTAAACACTTAGAGGACAATGAAATACCGGATTGCAATTTTTTGGATAATTCGGATAACGAAGCATCCAATAGCCAAAGCTTCAATGGCTGTATGAATTCTCAGATGAACTTTACTAAAACTAATGACCATGAAGCACACAACAGTGTCGTAAATCACAACTCTGATATTCATAACACAGAAATAGATAACGATGGTGTTTATCAAGCATGTGGTTCTTCTGATTCCGTAGACTCTGGAAAAGTAGATTCCGATTCGTTTATTTGGGAGCAAGGTGGTGCTTACCATGTAGACTATAAACCATATAATTTGATGAATTATCAATATACACCTGTAAAACAGACCAAATCAAAATATAGAACTGCTAAATCCCGCATTTACAGAGAATTTTTAGGGTTAGACGAAAAACAATCTGAGAAAGATAACCGCTATTACGAATCACTGAACTGGGATAGCACCAGAGATTACAGTTCTAGTGAAAGCAATGATACTGTTAACCCACGACATAAATTCTTACAAAGCAAAAAATTCTTTGAAGATCAGTACAAGAAATGTAATAAACAAAACGATATTTATGATCAGCTTGAAAAACAAATACTTGATTCTTGTAGCAGTTTAGAAATGTCTGCCGACAAGTACAATAGGTATTTGGTGCAATTTCGCAGGAATTCTACAGGATACTCGAACGAAAGGACcccaaaaaaatatttggagCATTTAGTGAAATTACGAAGGGAAGTGGTTAAAGCTGACAGTGATACCACTGACAGTCAACATTAA
- the LOC125232919 gene encoding isopentenyl-diphosphate Delta-isomerase 1 has product MLARNISRSFWNALRLETRFLSSDTAKPLPEAKESVEPIQAEALDKDICLLVDEKDNIIGTATKRECHKVGPEGDILLHRAFSVFLFNKRGDMLLQRRSSQKVTYPDYYSNACCSHPLYIDNKPENIIDAARRRLNHELGIPMDQMAPELFTFLTRVHYHDPGDGVFGEHEIDHVLFLQSDVKIKPNSDEISEYCFVPKNEFNAFIPTLEGPITPWFNMIRRHRLKLWWDNLHRLNELAEPEKIHKFIDK; this is encoded by the exons ATGTTGGCTCGGAATATATCTCGGAGTTTTTGGAATGCTCTGCGTCTGGAGACTCGATTCTTGTCTTCGGATACAGCCAAACCGCTGCCTGAAGCCAAAGAAAGTGTAGAGCCTATTCAG GCAGAGGCACTGGACAAGGACATCTGCCTACTGGTAGATGAGAAGGACAATATTATTGGTACGGCAACTAAGAGGGAATGCCACAAAGTCGGGCCCGAGGGTGACATTCTGCTGCACCGAGCCTTTAGTGTCTTCCTATTTAACAAGAGAGGGGACATGTTGTTACAAAGGAGGTCAAGCCAAaag GTTACATATCCAGATTATTATTCGAATGCCTGCTGCAGCCATCCATTGTACATTGACAACAAGCCCGAGAACATCATAGACGCCGCCAGGAGGAGGCTCAACCATGAACTAGGCATACCAATGGATCAG ATGGCGCCGGAACTGTTCACGTTCCTGACGCGCGTGCACTACCACGACCCCGGCGACGGCGTGTTCGGCGAGCACGAGATCGACCACGTGCTGTTCCTGCAGAGCGACGTCAAGATCAAGCCCAACTCGGACGAGATCTCCGAGTACTGCTTCGTGCCCAAGAACGAGTTCAATGC ATTTATCCCGACATTGGAAGGGCCCATAACACCCTGGTTCAACATGATCAGGCGCCATAGACTGAAGCTATGGTGGGACAACCTCCACCGCCTCAACGAACTCGCTGAGCCTGAGAAAATACACAAGTTCATAGACAAATAG
- the LOC125232916 gene encoding photoreceptor outer segment membrane glycoprotein 2-like isoform X1, translating into MVSVIYLTWSSFNNIRLLLMASKPIVMFYLIWLVNTSESIRSEEGSLLDLVCWPDGNAIPVIVACVGIIAVIIQIYGLYQLFKAGLPRVEYNVTSGLFYYIWALIIIIILFLAVMFYSGLQTTIIRAKIKGGITKAMLLYASHLPSKVAIDQLQTHFHCCGRVQYQEWFYIPWYTSGASGNVVLLKSSLQSTHKFVSDNVPYSCCSMDVMQPCVHHRVAHEDTVYKYNPREKLTIWEAGCEEKLINEMMTISWRLNAVMGLITVAMVNTYVFSVISEIFQGIAVRYLHTAYRSGLHIGNQVACEAYLLRSVGATTSKRIEIPRNFFRKKNFRHSRTLQWVKATYTPRKIKSKISTSPDMNSSEELLKQIDGE; encoded by the exons ATGGTATCAGTGATCTATTTAACCTGGTCATCGTTCAACAACATCCGTCTGCTGCTGATGGCGAGCAAGCCCATAGTGATGTTCTACCTGATCTGGCTGGTGAACACCTCGGAGAGCATCCGCAGCGAGGAGGGCTCGCTGCTGGACCTCGTGTGCTGGCCGGACGGCAACGCCATCCCGGTCATCGTCGCGTGCGTCGGCATTATTGCCGTCATTATACAG ATTTATGGATTGTACCAACTGTTCAAGGCTGGTTTGCCTAGAGTGGAGTACAACGTCACCAGTGGCCTCTTCTACTACATATGGGcgctaattataattattattttatttctggcgGTTATGTTTTACTCAGGCCTGCAAACTACTATTATTAGAG CTAAAATAAAAGGTGGTATCACGAAAGCCATGCTCCTTTACGCCAGCCACCTGCCATCCAAAGTAGCAATTGACCAGCTGCAAACTCACTTCCACTGCTGCGGACGAGTGCAGTACCAGGAGTGGTTCTACATACCCTGGTACACCTCCGGGGCTAGCGGCAACGTCGTCTTATTAAAGAG TTCGCTGCAGTCTACCCACAAGTTCGTCAGCGATAACGTGCCGTACAGCTGCTGCTCTATGGACGTGATGCAGCCGTGCGTGCACCACAGGGTAGCCCACGAGGACACAGTTTATAAGTATAACCCACGG GAAAAACTGACAATATGGGAAGCTGGTTGTGAGGAGAAACTAATAAACGAAATGATGACGATTTCGTGGCGGCTTAACGCAGTGATGGGGCTTATTACAGTAGCCATGGtaaatacttatgtatttaGTGTTATATCCGAG ATTTTCCAAGGCATAGCGGTGCGATACCTCCACACGGCCTACAGAAGCGGGCTACACATCGGCAACCAAGTAGCCTGCGAAGCCTACTTACTTCGCTCCGTCGGCGCCACCACCTCGAAAAGAATAGAAATCCCCAGGAATTTCTTTCGCAAGAAAAACTTCCGCCATTCCAGAACCCTACAGTGGGTGAAAGCCACATACACCCCTCGAAAAATAAAGAGCAAAATATCCACATCCCCCGATATGAACAGTTCGGAAGAGTTATTAAAACAAATCGATGGAGAATAg
- the LOC125232916 gene encoding photoreceptor outer segment membrane glycoprotein 2-like isoform X2, whose translation MVSVIYLTWSSFNNIRLLLMASKPIVMFYLIWLVNTSESIRSEEGSLLDLVCWPDGNAIPVIVACVGIIAVIIQIYGLYQLFKAGLPRVEYNVTSGLFYYIWALIIIIILFLAVMFYSGLQTTIIRAKIKGGITKAMLLYASHLPSKVAIDQLQTHFHCCGRVQYQEWFYIPWYTSGASGNVVLLKSSLQSTHKFVSDNVPYSCCSMDVMQPCVHHRVAHEDTVYKYNPREKLTIWEAGCEEKLINEMMTISWRLNAVMGLITVAMIFQGIAVRYLHTAYRSGLHIGNQVACEAYLLRSVGATTSKRIEIPRNFFRKKNFRHSRTLQWVKATYTPRKIKSKISTSPDMNSSEELLKQIDGE comes from the exons ATGGTATCAGTGATCTATTTAACCTGGTCATCGTTCAACAACATCCGTCTGCTGCTGATGGCGAGCAAGCCCATAGTGATGTTCTACCTGATCTGGCTGGTGAACACCTCGGAGAGCATCCGCAGCGAGGAGGGCTCGCTGCTGGACCTCGTGTGCTGGCCGGACGGCAACGCCATCCCGGTCATCGTCGCGTGCGTCGGCATTATTGCCGTCATTATACAG ATTTATGGATTGTACCAACTGTTCAAGGCTGGTTTGCCTAGAGTGGAGTACAACGTCACCAGTGGCCTCTTCTACTACATATGGGcgctaattataattattattttatttctggcgGTTATGTTTTACTCAGGCCTGCAAACTACTATTATTAGAG CTAAAATAAAAGGTGGTATCACGAAAGCCATGCTCCTTTACGCCAGCCACCTGCCATCCAAAGTAGCAATTGACCAGCTGCAAACTCACTTCCACTGCTGCGGACGAGTGCAGTACCAGGAGTGGTTCTACATACCCTGGTACACCTCCGGGGCTAGCGGCAACGTCGTCTTATTAAAGAG TTCGCTGCAGTCTACCCACAAGTTCGTCAGCGATAACGTGCCGTACAGCTGCTGCTCTATGGACGTGATGCAGCCGTGCGTGCACCACAGGGTAGCCCACGAGGACACAGTTTATAAGTATAACCCACGG GAAAAACTGACAATATGGGAAGCTGGTTGTGAGGAGAAACTAATAAACGAAATGATGACGATTTCGTGGCGGCTTAACGCAGTGATGGGGCTTATTACAGTAGCCATG ATTTTCCAAGGCATAGCGGTGCGATACCTCCACACGGCCTACAGAAGCGGGCTACACATCGGCAACCAAGTAGCCTGCGAAGCCTACTTACTTCGCTCCGTCGGCGCCACCACCTCGAAAAGAATAGAAATCCCCAGGAATTTCTTTCGCAAGAAAAACTTCCGCCATTCCAGAACCCTACAGTGGGTGAAAGCCACATACACCCCTCGAAAAATAAAGAGCAAAATATCCACATCCCCCGATATGAACAGTTCGGAAGAGTTATTAAAACAAATCGATGGAGAATAg